The following is a genomic window from Amycolatopsis cihanbeyliensis.
CACCGGGTGCGGGTCCGGTCCGAGCCAGGTCGACTCCGCCGCCATCGTCGGGGACAGGTCCGTCCCGCTCGGCGAGGTGCAGCACGAGATCCAGTGGTTGCTGGACAACGTGCCCGCCGCGCAGCAGGCGAAACAGCAGCGCAAGTTCGACAACGAGTCCCGCAAGGTCGTGCAGGGCCGGATCGTCCACGAACTGCTGGCGGTGGCCGCGCAGCGGGAGGGGCTGCGGGTCGACGAGCGCGAGGCCACCGAGCTGATCGAGAGCAGCGGCGGCCTCGACGCGGCCGCCAAGGCCGTGCAGATCGAGCCGAGCAGGGTCCACCAGGTCGCCACCGACCAGCTGATGCTGCAGCAGCTCGGGCAGAAGTACCTGCAGCGCCTCTCCGTCGACCTGATCGGCACCACGATCACCGAGGAAGGGCCGGGCGCTACCGCCGAGGACACGGCGCGGGCACTCGGCCGCAAGCTGGCCGCCGACCCGCACAACGCGGCGGAACTGCTGGGCAAGGAAGGCAGGCAGGTACTCGATCGGCGGTTCGTGCTGGCCGAGGCCGTGCAGAGCAGCCCGGAGCTGGCGACCAGCGCGGTGTTCGGCGCCCGCGAGGGAACGGTGCTGGTGATCCAGCCCAGCAGGCAGCAGGGCGGCTGGCTGGTCGCGCTGGTCCGGGACCGGGACACCTCGGGCGCGGCCTCCGGCGGCGGCGCGGCCCAGCAACCCTCGAACCAGCAGGTGCTGTACTCGGTCGGGCTGCGGATGCTGCAGCCGATCGCCGACGAGCTCGGGATCAAGGTCAATCCCCGGTACGGCGTGTGGGATCAGGCCGGGATGACCATCGCGCCGCGCGCGGAGGAGCGCACCGGCTACCAGTTCGAGGCGCGTATTACCGTGCAGCCATGACCCTGCCGCACCCCACCGTGGTGCTCGTGCCGGCGGCCATGCCCGGCGTGCTGCCCGCGGCCGCCTGGCCCGTGTTGCGTGCCGCCGACGCGGTGTACGCC
Proteins encoded in this region:
- a CDS encoding SurA N-terminal domain-containing protein; amino-acid sequence: MRIIGRPRALLSVLAASALLLTGCGSGPSQVDSAAIVGDRSVPLGEVQHEIQWLLDNVPAAQQAKQQRKFDNESRKVVQGRIVHELLAVAAQREGLRVDEREATELIESSGGLDAAAKAVQIEPSRVHQVATDQLMLQQLGQKYLQRLSVDLIGTTITEEGPGATAEDTARALGRKLAADPHNAAELLGKEGRQVLDRRFVLAEAVQSSPELATSAVFGAREGTVLVIQPSRQQGGWLVALVRDRDTSGAASGGGAAQQPSNQQVLYSVGLRMLQPIADELGIKVNPRYGVWDQAGMTIAPRAEERTGYQFEARITVQP